The genomic segment GGTGTGGCGGCTCTCCCGCGTGCCGGGCGGAAGGAGTTAGCGGGTGTACGAGATCGCGCTGAGGCGCCGAGTCGTCGACCACCTCATGGTCGCGCTGTGCGGGCTTGCGGCGGCGATTGGCGTTGGGGTGCTGGGCGTGCTCCTCATCCATGTTGTCGTGAACGGCGTTTCCGCGCTCACGCCGGCGCTCATCACGAGCCTCCCCACGCCGCTGGGAGTCGAAGGCGGAGGCATCGCCCACGCCATTATCGGCAGCGCCATCATCGTCGGGATCGCATGCGTCGTCGGGATCCCGCTCGGCGTTGGGGCGGGCGTGTACCTCGCCGAGTACGCGGGGCCGCGCGCGGGCGCGCTGGTGCGGTTCACGGCGGACGTGATGACCGGGGTCCCCAGCATCGTGGTCGGCATCTTCGGATTCGCCCTTATCGTGACGCGGACCGGCGCCTTTTCTGCCCTGGCGGGGTCCTTCTCCCTCGCCGTCATCGCCATCCCCATCGTGGCGCGGACCACCGAGGAGGTCTTCCATCTCGTTCCCCTGGAGCTGCGCGAAGCATCGCTGGCCCTTGGCATCAGACGGTGGCGGACGATCTCCAGCGTCGTGCTCCCCACCGCGTCGGCCGGTGTCATCACCGGGGCTATGCTGGCGCTGGCGCGCATGGCCGGCGAGACGGCGCCGCTGATCTTCACGACGCTGGGAAACAACTTCTGGAACGTCGACCCCACGCGGCCGACGGCGGCCATGACCCTCACGATCTTTCAGTACGCGATCTGGCCATACGCCTACCTCCAGCGGCAGGCATGGGCGGCGTCGCTCCTGTTGCTGCTCGTCATCCTTGTCCTCAACGTCGCCGTGCGGCTCACGTACCGGAGCTATCGAGGGAGCTGA from the Chloroflexota bacterium genome contains:
- the pstA gene encoding phosphate ABC transporter permease PstA, translated to MYEIALRRRVVDHLMVALCGLAAAIGVGVLGVLLIHVVVNGVSALTPALITSLPTPLGVEGGGIAHAIIGSAIIVGIACVVGIPLGVGAGVYLAEYAGPRAGALVRFTADVMTGVPSIVVGIFGFALIVTRTGAFSALAGSFSLAVIAIPIVARTTEEVFHLVPLELREASLALGIRRWRTISSVVLPTASAGVITGAMLALARMAGETAPLIFTTLGNNFWNVDPTRPTAAMTLTIFQYAIWPYAYLQRQAWAASLLLLLVILVLNVAVRLTYRSYRGS